One window from the genome of Sphingomicrobium arenosum encodes:
- the pgi gene encoding glucose-6-phosphate isomerase produces the protein MTDSNDPRAAALDTIANYEGPPIGALFDAEPDRLERLVVEDCGIRFDFSKTHLDADLVKMFGELADASELHEARKALFSGAVVNPSEGRAATHVAERGEGGNEDNELAAAMRRRMRQLIDAIEAEAFGEVEAVLHIGIGGSVLGPALIVDALGREGQNVDLRFVANIDGEAMDEALIGLDPETTLVVAVSKSWSTMETLTNLDAAIDWLEGAGLEDPYGRVIAVTASPDKAIESGIDETRILPFAESVGGRYSLWSAVGVSIALALGYERFEELLEGAAAMDRHFKLSPVEKNAPILAAFSDLYYTQNRGAETRAIFAYDERLRLLAPYLQQLVMESNGKGVTADGTPLTRPTSAILWGGVGTDGQHAVFQLLHQGSHLVPVEFVAVIENEDSQDPRQHRQLLLNAFAQGAALMAGRANEEDAARAYPGDRPSATLLLDKLDAHTLGALIAFYEHRTFAEAVMLGINPFDQFGVELGKDMARAIEDPETREDFDPSTKALIGKAGL, from the coding sequence ATGACCGACAGCAACGATCCCCGCGCCGCCGCCCTCGACACCATCGCCAATTACGAAGGCCCGCCGATCGGCGCGTTGTTCGACGCCGAACCCGATCGGCTGGAGCGGCTGGTGGTCGAGGATTGCGGCATTCGCTTCGACTTCTCCAAAACCCATCTCGATGCCGACCTCGTCAAGATGTTCGGCGAACTGGCGGACGCCAGCGAGCTTCACGAGGCGCGCAAGGCGCTCTTCTCGGGCGCGGTGGTGAACCCCAGCGAGGGGCGCGCCGCCACCCATGTCGCCGAGCGCGGCGAGGGCGGCAATGAGGACAATGAGCTCGCCGCCGCGATGCGCCGCCGGATGCGCCAGCTGATCGATGCCATCGAGGCCGAGGCCTTCGGCGAGGTGGAGGCGGTGCTCCACATCGGCATCGGCGGCTCGGTGCTCGGCCCCGCGCTAATCGTCGATGCGCTGGGCCGCGAGGGGCAGAATGTCGACCTGCGCTTCGTCGCCAATATCGACGGCGAGGCGATGGACGAGGCGCTGATCGGCCTCGACCCCGAGACGACGCTGGTCGTCGCCGTGTCGAAAAGCTGGTCGACCATGGAGACGCTGACCAATTTGGATGCCGCCATCGACTGGCTCGAGGGCGCGGGGCTGGAGGATCCCTATGGCCGCGTCATTGCCGTGACCGCGAGCCCCGACAAGGCGATCGAGAGCGGGATCGACGAGACCCGCATCCTGCCCTTCGCCGAGAGCGTCGGCGGGCGCTATTCGCTGTGGAGCGCGGTCGGCGTCTCGATCGCGCTGGCGCTGGGCTACGAGCGGTTCGAAGAATTGCTCGAAGGCGCCGCCGCGATGGACCGCCATTTCAAACTATCGCCGGTCGAGAAGAATGCGCCGATCCTCGCGGCGTTCAGCGATCTATATTACACACAGAACCGCGGGGCCGAGACGCGCGCGATCTTCGCCTATGACGAGCGGCTGCGGCTCCTCGCCCCTTATCTTCAGCAGCTGGTGATGGAATCGAACGGCAAGGGCGTGACCGCTGATGGCACGCCGCTGACCCGTCCGACCAGCGCGATCCTGTGGGGCGGGGTGGGGACCGATGGGCAGCATGCGGTGTTTCAGCTGCTGCACCAAGGCAGCCATCTCGTGCCGGTGGAATTCGTCGCCGTCATCGAGAATGAGGACAGCCAGGATCCGCGTCAGCATCGCCAGCTCCTCCTCAATGCCTTCGCGCAGGGCGCCGCGCTGATGGCGGGGCGGGCCAATGAGGAGGATGCGGCGCGCGCCTATCCGGGCGACCGCCCGTCGGCAACGCTGCTCCTCGACAAGCTCGATGCGCACACGCTCGGTGCGCTCATCGCCTTTTACGAGCATCGCACCTTTGCAGAAGCGGTGATGCTGGGCATCAATCCCTTCGACCAGTTCGGCGTCGAGCTCGGCAAGGATATGGCGCGCGCGATCGAGGATCCCGAGACCCGCGAGGACTTCGACCCCTCCACCAAGGCATTGATCGGAAAGGCCGGCCTGTGA
- the lepB gene encoding signal peptidase I, translating to MAKTKEKKPETLGSMTRFLLGLALFAWIFRSFIVAPFSIPSGSMLPTMWIGDYLFVGKWPYGYSKYSFPLGIPSFEGRIMESLPTRGDVVVFRPPGQEDSDFVKRVIGLPGDRVELRGGVVILNGEPIKRERLPRDFAMPVTPNSECKPAPRARPFVQPGNDGVMRCLYPAFRETLPSGRSYTVLDQTTVGDGDDRAPVTVPEGHVFLMGDNRDDSLDSRFTPAVGGVGLVPMENLVGRALGNFWSTDGSAEWYLPWTWFTALRPGRIGVGYGD from the coding sequence ATGGCAAAGACCAAAGAAAAGAAGCCCGAAACGCTGGGCTCGATGACCCGCTTCCTCCTCGGCCTCGCGCTGTTTGCCTGGATTTTCAGGAGCTTCATCGTCGCGCCCTTCTCGATCCCCTCGGGCTCGATGCTGCCGACCATGTGGATCGGCGATTATCTGTTCGTCGGCAAATGGCCCTATGGCTATTCCAAATACAGCTTCCCGCTCGGCATCCCCTCGTTCGAAGGTCGCATCATGGAAAGTCTGCCGACACGCGGCGATGTCGTCGTTTTCCGCCCGCCGGGGCAGGAAGACAGCGATTTCGTCAAGCGCGTGATCGGGCTTCCCGGCGATCGCGTGGAATTGCGGGGCGGGGTGGTGATCCTCAACGGCGAGCCGATCAAGCGCGAGCGGCTGCCACGCGACTTCGCCATGCCGGTCACGCCCAACAGCGAATGCAAGCCCGCGCCCCGTGCCCGGCCCTTCGTCCAGCCGGGCAATGACGGCGTGATGCGCTGTCTCTACCCCGCCTTCCGCGAGACGCTGCCCTCGGGCCGGAGCTATACCGTGCTCGACCAGACCACCGTCGGCGACGGCGACGACCGGGCGCCGGTCACGGTGCCCGAAGGGCATGTCTTCCTGATGGGCGACAATCGCGACGACAGTCTTGACTCGCGCTTCACGCCGGCGGTGGGCGGTGTCGGGCTCGTCCCAATGGAGAATCTCGTCGGACGCGCGCTCGGTAACTTCTGGTCCACCGATGGTTCGGCCGAATGGTATTTGCCGTGGACCTGGTTCACCGCGCTCCGCCCGGGACGCATCGGGGTCGGCTATGGCGACTGA
- the rnc gene encoding ribonuclease III, with translation MATDPAIEAAALARTLFDHEPADPTLFVAALTHGSHTSTHRGSASYERLEFLGDRVLGLVVADWLYSRFPNEEEGKIARRYNALVARETCAEVGRSLGLPDHIRLGRQARDDKAQQSDNVIGDVVEALMGALYLEAGMKKCERFVHTHWAPWLDGQRKAPVHPKSALQELAAAKKLGAPTYEKTGIKGPPHNPIFTVRVTLRHYTAEAEGSSKQEAETEAAKALLKELKAS, from the coding sequence ATGGCGACTGATCCCGCGATCGAGGCGGCGGCGCTGGCGCGCACGCTGTTCGACCACGAACCTGCCGATCCGACCCTCTTCGTCGCCGCCCTTACCCATGGCAGCCACACCAGCACCCATCGCGGCTCGGCCAGCTACGAACGATTGGAATTTCTCGGCGACCGCGTCCTCGGGCTCGTCGTCGCCGACTGGCTCTACTCCCGCTTCCCAAACGAGGAAGAGGGCAAGATCGCGCGGCGCTACAATGCGCTGGTCGCGCGCGAGACCTGCGCCGAGGTCGGCCGCTCGCTCGGCCTGCCCGACCATATCCGTCTCGGCCGCCAAGCGCGCGACGACAAGGCGCAGCAAAGCGACAATGTCATCGGCGATGTCGTCGAGGCGCTGATGGGCGCGCTCTATCTCGAAGCCGGCATGAAGAAGTGCGAGCGCTTCGTCCACACGCATTGGGCCCCGTGGCTCGATGGGCAGCGCAAGGCCCCCGTGCATCCCAAATCGGCGCTGCAGGAACTGGCCGCGGCGAAAAAACTCGGCGCGCCGACCTATGAAAAAACGGGCATCAAGGGCCCGCCGCACAATCCGATTTTCACCGTGCGCGTGACCCTGCGCCACTATACCGCCGAGGCCGAAGGCTCCTCCAAGCAGGAAGCCGAAACCGAAGCCGCCAAGGCGCTCCTGAAGGAATTGAAAGCATCATGA
- the era gene encoding GTPase Era, producing the protein MTSCGLVAVLGAPNAGKSTLVNALVGQKVAITSPKAQTTRARLMGIAIHDQAQILLLDTPGIFAPGRRLDRAMVKAAWDGAEDADRLVVIVDAAAGIGKRVEMLVEGVLERKEPRILVLNKVDLVKKAKLLELAQALSERLEPEAVFFVSATSGDGVADLKQHLADAMPEGPWHFPEDQLSDATDRMIAAEFTREQLYNQLHQELPYASTVVTEKWEERKDGSTAIHQQIRIARDSQKGIVLGKGGSKLKAIGERARAEIAEHLGRPVHLFLHVKVDPKWDEDREVYDEVGLDWKV; encoded by the coding sequence ATGACCAGCTGTGGTCTCGTCGCCGTCCTCGGTGCCCCCAATGCAGGCAAGTCGACGCTCGTCAACGCGCTCGTCGGCCAGAAGGTCGCGATCACCAGCCCCAAGGCGCAGACGACCCGCGCGCGCCTCATGGGCATCGCCATCCATGACCAGGCGCAGATCCTGCTCCTCGACACCCCCGGCATCTTCGCACCGGGCCGCCGCCTCGACCGCGCGATGGTCAAGGCCGCCTGGGACGGCGCCGAGGATGCCGACCGGCTCGTCGTCATCGTCGATGCCGCCGCCGGGATCGGCAAGCGCGTCGAGATGCTCGTCGAGGGCGTTCTGGAGCGCAAGGAGCCGCGCATCCTCGTCCTCAACAAGGTCGATCTCGTCAAGAAGGCCAAGCTGCTCGAACTGGCGCAAGCGCTGTCCGAACGGCTCGAACCCGAGGCGGTCTTCTTCGTCTCCGCGACCAGCGGCGACGGCGTGGCGGACCTCAAGCAGCATCTCGCCGATGCCATGCCCGAGGGGCCCTGGCACTTCCCCGAGGACCAATTGTCGGACGCCACCGACCGCATGATCGCGGCCGAATTCACCCGCGAACAGCTCTACAACCAGCTCCATCAGGAACTGCCCTACGCTTCCACCGTCGTCACCGAGAAGTGGGAAGAGCGAAAGGACGGCTCGACCGCCATCCACCAGCAGATCCGCATCGCCCGCGACAGCCAGAAGGGCATCGTGCTCGGCAAGGGCGGCTCCAAGCTGAAGGCGATCGGCGAACGCGCGCGTGCGGAAATCGCCGAGCACCTCGGCCGCCCCGTCCACCTGTTTCTCCACGTCAAGGTCGATCCCAAATGGGACGAGGACCGAGAGGTCTATGACGAGGTCGGCCTCGACTGGAAGGTCTGA
- a CDS encoding NAD-dependent deacylase — MHYENIVILTGAGISAESGLATFRGADGLWEGHRVEDVATPEAFARDPELVQRFYDARRAQLAEAQPNLAHEALAYLDAEWDGDLLIVTQNVDDLHERAGAKRLLHMHGELKSALCLNCAERSPIEGDLLPAPPCPWCRAPELRPDIVWFGEMPHGLDRIEEALMRADLFVSIGTSGAVYPAAGFVQSARYRGAHCVELNLEPSAGSELFHEHRHGPASEIVPAFVDEVLDG; from the coding sequence ATGCACTATGAGAATATCGTCATCCTGACCGGCGCGGGGATCAGCGCGGAAAGCGGCCTTGCCACCTTTCGCGGGGCCGATGGCCTGTGGGAAGGGCATCGCGTCGAGGATGTCGCCACGCCCGAGGCCTTCGCGCGCGATCCCGAGCTGGTGCAGCGCTTCTATGACGCGCGGCGCGCGCAGCTTGCCGAGGCACAGCCCAACCTCGCGCATGAGGCGCTCGCCTATCTCGATGCCGAATGGGATGGCGACCTGCTCATCGTCACCCAGAATGTCGACGATTTGCACGAGCGGGCAGGGGCCAAGCGGCTGCTCCACATGCATGGCGAACTCAAAAGCGCGCTCTGCCTCAACTGTGCCGAGCGGTCGCCGATCGAGGGCGATCTGCTGCCCGCGCCGCCCTGTCCGTGGTGCCGCGCGCCAGAGCTTCGTCCCGACATCGTCTGGTTCGGCGAGATGCCGCATGGTCTCGACCGCATCGAGGAGGCGCTGATGCGCGCCGACCTGTTCGTGTCGATCGGCACCTCGGGTGCGGTCTATCCGGCGGCGGGCTTCGTCCAGTCGGCGCGCTATCGCGGCGCGCATTGCGTCGAATTGAACCTCGAGCCGAGCGCGGGGAGCGAGCTGTTCCACGAGCACCGGCACGGTCCCGCGAGCGAGATCGTGCCGGCGTTCGTCGATGAAGTGCTGGACGGCTAG
- a CDS encoding serine hydrolase domain-containing protein yields the protein MFLTFAAALLAAPAPEAPSAAPAAHPKLAIVDEMAPRLLAQYDVPSVGIAYIEDGEIQFVTHHGEQEWGVDAHEETLYNVASLSKPVTAETVLRLATRGEVDLSMTLADHILEDDIKDDPRAQLITPRLVMRHRTGFPNWRFETDGVLKFIRDPDTDIGYSGEGYEWMYKAVEQATGRDFERTAKRLVFAENDMPLTSFTKTRDFRGRLAVPYKKGMSVRNAVHEDEMVASDDMRSTPREYARFMIDAMEGDDVSPELREEQRTIQHDFRAKSACKGEDRADFCAPASGWGLGWFIFDYGDRKIMEHTGGDFGEAALAYYDLVNRNGVVILTNGADGWEVIRRLAVALDDDKRWQEYLMEDWG from the coding sequence ATGTTTCTCACTTTTGCCGCGGCGCTGCTTGCCGCTCCTGCCCCCGAAGCTCCCTCTGCGGCACCCGCCGCCCATCCCAAGCTGGCCATTGTCGATGAAATGGCGCCGCGCCTGCTCGCGCAATATGACGTGCCCAGCGTCGGCATCGCCTATATCGAGGATGGCGAGATCCAGTTCGTCACCCATCATGGCGAACAGGAATGGGGCGTCGATGCCCACGAGGAGACGCTCTACAATGTCGCCTCGCTGTCCAAGCCGGTGACCGCCGAGACGGTGCTGCGCCTCGCCACTCGCGGCGAGGTCGACCTCAGCATGACGCTGGCCGACCATATCCTCGAGGATGACATCAAGGATGATCCGCGCGCGCAGCTGATCACGCCGCGGCTGGTCATGCGTCATCGCACCGGCTTTCCCAATTGGCGCTTCGAAACCGACGGTGTCCTCAAGTTCATTCGCGATCCGGATACCGACATTGGCTATTCGGGCGAGGGCTATGAATGGATGTACAAGGCGGTCGAACAGGCGACGGGGCGCGATTTCGAACGCACCGCCAAGAGGCTGGTTTTTGCCGAAAACGATATGCCGCTCACCAGTTTCACCAAGACCCGCGACTTTCGCGGTCGCCTCGCGGTTCCCTATAAGAAGGGGATGAGCGTGCGCAACGCGGTGCACGAAGACGAGATGGTCGCCTCCGACGACATGCGCTCTACCCCGCGCGAATATGCGCGCTTCATGATCGATGCGATGGAAGGCGACGATGTCTCGCCCGAACTGCGCGAAGAGCAGCGCACGATCCAGCATGACTTCCGCGCGAAAAGCGCCTGCAAGGGCGAGGATCGCGCCGATTTCTGCGCCCCGGCATCGGGTTGGGGGCTTGGCTGGTTCATCTTCGATTATGGCGACCGCAAGATCATGGAGCATACCGGCGGCGATTTCGGCGAGGCGGCGCTGGCCTATTACGACCTCGTCAATCGCAATGGCGTGGTGATCCTCACCAATGGCGCCGACGGCTGGGAAGTCATCCGCCGCCTCGCGGTCGCGCTCGACGATGACAAGCGCTGGCAGGAATATCTAATGGAGGATTGGGGCTAG
- a CDS encoding winged helix-turn-helix domain-containing protein, with product MQDELRTSAAMEPFRLDDLVIDPVAGTATRDVEPVALSDLSVRVLVALAEAFPEPLDRDALAEKAWGQAHVSEQTLMQRITMIRRELGDDRARPRYVRTVRGKGYALAVSPDQLPAHTGDAPPPPRRRWRRLVVGFLLFLALLAAALYATRQATIEPVLYDARRQSLRIDGHGATFLPPIRAEAAGHDLLIVGLPEQEEVLVHPEARNILCALARGEGIYTTSPPEELRDWLAELTSSCPSN from the coding sequence TTGCAGGATGAATTGCGCACCTCCGCGGCCATGGAGCCCTTTCGCCTCGACGACCTCGTGATCGACCCTGTCGCCGGCACCGCGACCCGCGATGTCGAACCCGTCGCGCTGTCCGACCTGTCCGTGCGCGTGCTGGTCGCGCTCGCCGAGGCTTTTCCCGAGCCGCTCGATCGCGACGCGCTGGCCGAGAAAGCCTGGGGGCAGGCGCATGTCAGCGAACAGACGCTGATGCAGCGCATTACCATGATCCGACGCGAACTCGGCGATGACCGGGCGCGCCCACGCTATGTCCGCACGGTGCGCGGCAAGGGCTATGCGCTCGCCGTCTCGCCCGACCAGCTGCCCGCCCACACCGGCGATGCTCCGCCGCCACCTCGTCGGCGCTGGCGTCGTCTCGTCGTCGGCTTCCTCCTGTTCCTCGCGCTGCTCGCTGCCGCGCTCTACGCCACGCGCCAGGCGACCATCGAACCCGTGCTCTACGACGCCCGGCGCCAGTCGCTGCGCATCGATGGCCATGGCGCGACCTTCCTGCCCCCGATCCGCGCCGAGGCGGCAGGGCACGACCTGCTCATCGTCGGCCTGCCCGAACAAGAGGAGGTGCTCGTCCACCCAGAGGCGCGCAACATCCTGTGCGCACTGGCGCGTGGCGAGGGTATCTATACTACCAGCCCACCCGAGGAATTGCGCGACTGGCTCGCCGAGCTAACCTCCTCCTGCCCCTCGAACTGA
- a CDS encoding acyl-CoA thioesterase, with protein sequence MSERAFHHPIGIEPTDIDHMGHVNNSVYLKWVQDAVVDYWSKVAPPDAVARHLWVALKHEISYRRPTFLDDVVVADVIAEKVSGARAFFTTVIKRGEETIAEVKSVWCCLDAVSQRPARLAKDVVARFVER encoded by the coding sequence ATGTCAGAGCGTGCTTTCCATCATCCGATCGGGATCGAACCGACCGACATCGACCATATGGGTCATGTCAACAATTCGGTCTATCTCAAATGGGTGCAGGACGCCGTCGTCGACTATTGGTCCAAGGTCGCGCCGCCCGACGCGGTCGCGCGCCACCTGTGGGTCGCCTTGAAGCATGAGATCAGCTACCGCCGCCCCACCTTCCTCGATGATGTCGTCGTCGCCGACGTGATCGCCGAAAAGGTCTCGGGCGCGCGCGCTTTCTTCACTACCGTGATCAAGCGCGGCGAGGAAACCATCGCCGAGGTGAAGAGTGTCTGGTGCTGCCTCGATGCCGTCAGCCAGCGCCCCGCGCGGCTCGCCAAGGACGTCGTCGCCCGCTTCGTCGAGCGCTAG